cccccccccaccctttggTTGATGATTTTATTCGTTCCATCCAGGTTTGACCACCAAGTCGGATTCGGGGCAGGACTCGTCGTCCCCCTGCAccaccccccacgccccccGGGGCTTCTCGTCTCCCTCCAACACGCCGCAGACCCgcgctgtgccccccccccagggcccCCCCGCCCTGACCCTGTCTCAGCCCCCGCGGGGGACCCCCACGCCCAGCTCCCACGCACCCCACCTGGGCCCCCCGTTCCCCCTCTCCACGCCGGCTCAGGGCGTGACCTCCGTCCCCCCTCTGACGCACCCGGGCCTCCCCCCTGCTCCCGCGCTGCAGAGCCCCCCCGCCCTCATCAAGGTGAGGAGACACACCTCGCCGTGCATGTTCAGGGCTCAttctggggaggggggagcccCCGGTATAATGTTGGGAGACAGAGAGGTGTCTGTCCCTCTGAGAcggacctgccccccccccacctgctggTTTTCTAACCTGTTTCTGttccagcagcagaggaagagcCAGAAGAGGAAAGCTGACACCACCACGCCCACCGCCAACGACCAGCTGAGCGCGTCCCCCCCCGTCTGTGCTGAGGCTCGGCCGTGGCGGGACAGCATCCGCCCATCCAAGACGCCCAAAAAAGACACGTCGCAGCCGGACTCCCAGCACCACGCGGGAGGCGGGTCGgagcgggcggcggcggcggccggccAGAAGCGGCAGGAGCAGATGCGTTGCTGCGCGCGGCTCGTCAGGGAGATGCTCTCCAAGAAGCACgtgggctacgcgtggcccttCTACAAGCCCGTGGACGCCAAGGCCCTCGGCCTCCATGACTACCACGACATCATCAAGCACCCCATGGACCTCAGCAACATCAAGGTGACCATCGGGACGCCAGCTATCAGCAGGAGGACGCGGGGCGTCCAGTAGTCTAACGCTTTGTCTCCTTCAGAGGAAGCTGGACACGCGGCAGTACAGAGACGCTCAGGAGTTTGCAGCAGACGTCCGCTTGATGTTCTCCAACTGTTACAAGTACAACCCCCCCGAACACGACGTGGTGGGCATGGCGCGCAAGCTacaggtgatgtgtgtgtgtgtgtgtgtgtgtgcgcttctccTGATGGTGCTGCAGGTGGAGCTCACTGTTTCTCCACCTTGACAGGACGTGTTCGAGATGCGTTTTGCCAAAATGCCAGACGAGCCGGAGGAGGCGGCCCCCGTTCCCACCCCGTCGTCGGCCCTCCACCCCGCCGCCCTCTCGGCCCGGCAAGCCCCGCCTCTTCCTGGCATCTCCGACAACTACAGCTCGGAGTCCGAGTCCTCGGGGGGCGACTCGGAGCACGAGAGGCAGCACCGACTGGCCGAGTTACAGGAACAGGTCAGCGGCTGgggaatgagggggggggtgaagctcGCTGCTCGCTGTCCTTCTTCTCACCGCTGTGTGTGTCGTCCAGCTTAAAGCTGTGCACGAGCAGCTGGCGGCGCTCTCGCAGCCCCCCGCCTGCAAACCCAaaaagaaggagagggagaagaagaaggagcggcaaaaaaagaagatggcGGAGGAACCTgcggaggccccgcccccctccgtgACCCTCACGACCGGCAAGAAGATCAAGAGCAGCAAGGAGCCCGTTGccgtgaggaaggagaggaagaagcccAGGTAGGCCGGGTCACGGTGCGGGCGTTGTGACCGCGTTGAAGGGCGGAGCTTATCTTTGTTTGTCCATCGACACAGGAAGGATGTTAAGAACATCCGaccgctcgccccccccccgcctgagCCGACGCCCCTGGTCCCCTCGGCCTCGCTGGAGGCAGAAGAAGATCCGGGTACGTGAGCATCTCAGGACACGTCTTTGGGTTTCTGCCCATCCACctgctgtaaccccccccccttcccctgcaGGTGTGTTTGGGGGCGTGTCCTCCGACCGGTGCACGCCCATGTCCTACGAGGAGAAGCGCCAGCTGAGCCTGGACATCAACAAGCTGCCCGGAGACAAACTGGGCCGCGTGGTTCACATCATCCAGACCAGGGAGCCGTCCCTGAAGAACTCGAACCCGGACGAGATCGAGATCGACTTTGAGACGCTGAAGCCGTCCACGCTGAGAGAGCTGGAGAAGTACGTCTCCAGCTgcctgaagaagaggaggaagagcccCTCAGGTAGGACGACTTCCCGTCATGTCGTCACGGCAACGttctgtgtgtatatttatatatatttatatacacacagtttTATCAGGGCTGTCAACGTTAACGTGTTGATCTGGGAGATTATTGTGGATGAGATTAACgcaataaaatatttcattatatatatatatatatatattatattatatatatatatatattgtgtgcgtgtgtgtactgtCCTCCTGGTAAATTACCTTCCAGCTTCCCGCTGACGTTCTTTTGTTTTCAGGAGAAAAACCTGTGGAGGCGACAAAGGTGCCGAAGGTGAAGACGGGATCCTCGTCTTCAGGCAGCAGCGACTCGTCCGACAGCGAAGACTCTGAGAATGGTAACGGGTCCCAGAGAGGACGGAGACGCTTTAGTCCCCGGTCCTGTTGAagcatcacatgtcatttatctgacgcttttatccaaagcgactttaataaataagaacagttcaaccataaggaaacaaactcagaagaacaagaagcaagaaagtgcaatttgatCAAATAAGGCGATTTACAACTCGTTCTAGATAAGCGAGGTTATAAGGAGGCAGCCAGTGTGGCACCACgtgcatttagcatttagctcgtAGCACAAACCTCCGCTGTAGAGATTCCTCTGTGAAGGAGGGCTGTCaaaatgacgtttgaatattcgctttaaaaacacacatatctgAATATCTGGTTGCTCATTAAGACGCGTCaacaacaggacaaattaatgcGACGAGACACAACAACGTGTACAggcaatttatttaagtttaaacatatttaacaacattaAGCAACaacctgcacaaaaataagtgAATGAACTAATGACCACGACCGCGtctattctctctctccctctattcaccctccctctccctctctctctccccccccccccccccctctcccccctgtgAGGAACCAGATGTTGTAGCTGACGGGGGGGTGTCGTGTCTCTCAGCAGGGCTGGTTCCCaagctgcagaagaagatgCCGACGGTCAAAGGCACCAAGGGctccagtcctcctccccccccccacacccgtcCTCCGGCGGTCCAGTccaaaccgcccccccctgccGCGGCCCCGTCTCTGGACGCGTCCGGCTTTGATCCTCTGGCTCAGTTCATCAACGCTCACCTGCGATCCGACGCCGAGCCCGATCCGACCGCCACCGCCATGGGCGGCCTCCTTCACGCCACCGCCCCCCCCGGGACCCACCCGTTCCTCCCCCTGCCCCCCGCCACACCGTCTCCAGGTGTGCGCCCACGTATTGGTGTATGTCACCACTGGTACAGGTGAGTGGTTGTTGGATCAAcatgttcttcttctctctggtcTTGTTGCAGCGACCCACAACGCTCTCCCCCAGCAACCGTCTCGgcccagcagcagagcagcgccCATGCCTCCCAAAGCCCTGCAGGCTCCTCCCCCGTCGCTgctgcccccgcccccctcgccccagCTCCAGCCCTCGCTGCCGCTCGCCCTCCTCCCGCCCGTCCCCCGCCCCTGTGTCCCGTCGCCCCCCTCACACGGCTTCCTGGGAACCCTCTCGGCGCAACCGCCGCAAGCCCTgctggaggacgacgaggagctGGCGCCCGCCGCTCCTCAAACCCCGCCCCTCAGTCAGGTCCACACCTTCTTGCAGTCGCTGCAGGCTCGGCCCCCCGTGCAGCCGCCGCCCGCGCTGCCCCGCCCCCAGCTGCCGCCTGCGCTGCACCCGCAGGCCGTGACCGCGCCCGGCCCGGCCCCGGCTCAGACACACGCCTCAGGCCACGCCCACACGCGCCCCCCGTTCCCTCACGCGGCGGcgcagcagcagaggggaggggcCCTGCAGCAGTCGCCTCGCAGCAGAGCAGATTCCTTCTCAGCAGGTGACGCCTCTTTGTGGTCCCGTTGGTTTCACTCTTCAGTCAAACGGGATGTCGTCTcacttccacttcctgtttttcaGGTTGTCTGCCGCAGGTTCCGTCTCCCCGGATGATTCGTTCTCCTCAGTTGTCTCAGTTCCAGCCGCTGGGCCGAGACTCGCCCCCCCAGACCAGGAAGCACGTGAGTGAGCTCCTGAGAGGGGGAGcccaccttctcccccccccataaGGTAACTGGTGTGTGCTCCTGCAGGAGCAGAAGTCTCACCCTGTGGCGGTCAAAGAGGAGgaaccccccccgccgcccttcAGCCCGCCCACCCGCTGCGACGCGCACAAACACGACGGCAGGCACAGTGAGTCCCCGCCTTGGTCTTCAGGAGCCGTTCTGCTGCTCTACATGAGGATGCGAGCGCTGTGTGTACAAAGGCTCCTCAGGGGGGGTCAACTGGCTTAGACGGGGCGTGAAGGTGAAACCGAGTCTTGGCCACCCGGCGCTGAGATGTTCCTCTGTCCCGCCTCCGTCCGCCGATCTACGGCGTCCATTACAAGTCACGCAGCGCTCCTCATGGGTCGGCCGGTACACGCGTGTGTCTAACGCTCCTTTCTGTCCGCTATCATCAGACCTGAAGCTCGTGGACGTTTCTCGCCATCGCGTCCCAGACGCCCCGGCACCGACCTCCGCCCAGCAAGACCTCAAAGTCAAGCAGGAGCCCAAAGCAACGGCGCCAAAGAAAAGCCAGGTGCGTTTGATACGAAGCCCGACGCTGTCGTTGCTGTCGTGTTCCCCCCGTCCACCCAACTCTCCCGTGGTCTCCCAGGAGGCCAAGCTGAAGAACATGGGCTCCTGGGCCAGCCTGGCTCAGAGGTCTCAGTCCACGCCGGCCTCCTCGGGCCGCTCCTCCAGCGACAGCTTCGAGCAGTTCAGACGGGCGGCGCGCGAGAAGCAGCTGAGGGCGCAGCAGGTCCGCAGGGAGCAGGAGAAGCTGCGGTAGGTGCTGCTCGGGAGCCGTGAGCTGATCGCGCCGTCACACAGTGTCCTCGgaatgttgcattgtgggtaccGTGAGTCGCTCAGAGTATCAAcgtttctttttcatccagTAACcgtgacgacgacgacgagctCGTGGAGCAGACGCCTCGATTGCAAGAAGAGACCCGTTGCCCCGAGCAACCGTCCCCGCCGGCCCCCACCCCTCCAGCCTCCAGCCCGCCCACTCGCTCCCCACAGGCCACGCCCCCGCCCATCGACCAGCGGGAGATGGCGCGCCGCCGCGAGCAGGAGAGGCGCCGCAAAGAGGCGGTACGCACAACGCGTTTGACAAGTGTTGTTGTATGTAGTACTTGTGTGTACTACTGCAGTGGAAACACACGAGTACCTGCAGAGTCCTGCTAAAGTAATATCGGTCCAAGACGTATTGACTGTTGCGTGtccttgtgggggggggggggatcattcTACACCACTAGAGAGAGACATTAGTACGCTGGGTAGAAGTACACAGAAGTACCtcactgtctcctctctccccacAGATGGCCGACACCATCGACATCAACTTCCAGAGCGACCTGATGGCCATTTTTGAAGAGAATCTGTTCTGAGGGACGGACAcactttacccacaatgcactggctcatgtgcgtgcgtgcgcacaaacacacactgttgatAGTAACTGTCTCTAGTATTTGCAACAGCTGGCTTGTGTCATGTGAGCAGAAAaagtgaaaatagaaaaaatactaatcatatatatatacgtatatataaataatgtgtgtatatatttagatattttatgACGGGTTTCAGGCGGTTCCTTTGTGGGACCACTTTGATCCTCAGAGACCTTTTGCCTTAGCGCTCTGTAAGCTAACAATCATCCACGTGATGCACACATGAATACATGCAATAATATATGGATATTATATgagtactatatatatatatggatattaTATTTATGTTATATGGATATTATATgagtactatatatatataatatacaaacagtatatataatatagtataatatatatatatattatatatgtatggaTATTCTATACAACTGAGGGGCCGcgttggtttgtgtgttttgtagaaTTTACTGTAAAGAAGATCAAGTCCTTTTCTACGGCGGCGGCGTTCTGCGGGTTCCCTTgtttcctgcttcctgtttcttgtcctttttttttaccgtgtCGATCTTCTCACTTTATATTAAAGGTTTTATTGATATTTAATTTCTACGTTTTAAACCTGAAGTTCctccagtttttctttttttttactctttttttctttttgttttcctccccgACACGTTGTACAATTACTTCTTGCTTCCCGTTGTCACGGTAACCGGCgtggatttgtgtgtttttatttcatttcttttccctcttgATTTATTTGAAGAAGCTGTCGGTGAGTGAGGTCACATCATAGACCGTATTTTTTaagaaaagtattaaaataatatttaaaaacaatattcGTGTGTCAGAGttctgaacgtgtgtgtgtgggggggttaagTACATGAAGTACACAAATATTACTAATCATTATGGTACTAATCTTAATATTGGTTAAGTGCTAttcaacaaagtatttttaCGCCGTACCACTACCAATACTGAAACTTTATTCTGTACTACACCTCGGAGGTACATGATGTACTTTATTCTGTACTACACCTCGGAGGTACATGATGTACTTTATTCTGTACTACACCTCGGAGGTACATGATGTACTTTATTCTGTACTGATGTAGAATAATGTCCCGGATGTTTGTGGCTGAGACAAAGAGTCACATGACCCCACACGGtcccgttgccatggtgaccccCTGGTTTGGCGAGGCTGCTCCCGGAGGCCGGCGTGAGGAGCTGTCGTCCTCACCCACCAGATGTAcctcaccatggcaacggtGATGCCAACTACCTCTGGATCACATCTGGTTGAAGACtggcggtgggggggcaggtTTAGGGTTTAGACTGGGACTAAACTGGGAGCTTCTGGTCAGGTGGCACAGGTTACTGGTCGCTGCCCCACTGCTCGCCCCaagctgaggaggagaagatgtcCACTCAACTCGCACCTGGACAGGATGCCGCACCCGTGGGCTCCTTCCGCTCCTGCGgtcgaagaagaagaaatcgaGACGTTGTGACGTCAGCGACGCGCTCGGGTGCCGGACCATGAGAGGTGCAGGATGCTGGACCACCAGGTGGTCATGGCCAAAGGCCACAGGAGCgtacgcccccccaccccgaagCGCGGGTCTGCTGGGAGACGCTCAGACTGCCCGTCTGAAGCAGACCACACCGCCCCAGATCAAATGCCTCAATTTACACCTATTGACAACCTCAACCAACCCCCGACCTCCCTGGAGGTTCTGTCACGAGTCGTCGCTCCCAGAATCACAGCTT
The sequence above is a segment of the Gasterosteus aculeatus chromosome 9, fGasAcu3.hap1.1, whole genome shotgun sequence genome. Coding sequences within it:
- the LOC120824604 gene encoding bromodomain-containing protein 4-like isoform X11 is translated as MSYPLKLSAQSLQASTAMGDGPEAGSSHDPPPAPPPLAFNAAPPEIWSPSRPKRQTNQLQFLLKEVLKTLWKHNFAWPFQAPVDTIKLGLPDYYKIIKIPMDMGTIKKRLENHHYWNAHECIQDFNTMFTNCYIYNKPGDDIVLMAKALEKVFLHKITEMPQEETEIAVVTKGRRGGRREPGLTTKSDSGQDSSSPCTTPHAPRGFSSPSNTPQTRAVPPPQGPPALTLSQPPRGTPTPSSHAPHLGPPFPLSTPAQGVTSVPPLTHPGLPPAPALQSPPALIKQRKSQKRKADTTTPTANDQLSASPPVCAEARPWRDSIRPSKTPKKDTSQPDSQHHAGGGSERAAAAAGQKRQEQMRCCARLVREMLSKKHVGYAWPFYKPVDAKALGLHDYHDIIKHPMDLSNIKRKLDTRQYRDAQEFAADVRLMFSNCYKYNPPEHDVVGMARKLQDVFEMRFAKMPDEPEEAAPVPTPSSALHPAALSARQAPPLPGISDNYSSESESSGGDSEHERQHRLAELQEQLKAVHEQLAALSQPPACKPKKKEREKKKERQKKKMAEEPAEAPPPSVTLTTGKKIKSSKEPVAVRKERKKPRKDVKNIRPLAPPPPEPTPLVPSASLEAEEDPGVFGGVSSDRCTPMSYEEKRQLSLDINKLPGDKLGRVVHIIQTREPSLKNSNPDEIEIDFETLKPSTLRELEKYVSSCLKKRRKSPSGEKPVEATKVPKVKTGSSSSGSSDSSDSEDSENDVVADGGVSCLSAGLVPKLQKKMPTVKGTKGSSPPPPPHTRPPAVQSKPPPPAAAPSLDASGFDPLAQFINAHLRSDAEPDPTATAMGGLLHATAPPGTHPFLPLPPATPSPATHNALPQQPSRPSSRAAPMPPKALQAPPPSLLPPPPSPQLQPSLPLALLPPVPRPCVPSPPSHGFLGTLSAQPPQALLEDDEELAPAAPQTPPLSQVHTFLQSLQARPPVQPPPALPRPQLPPALHPQAVTAPGPAPAQTHASGHAHTRPPFPHAAAQQQRGGALQQSPRSRADSFSAGCLPQVPSPRMIRSPQLSQFQPLGRDSPPQTRKHEQKSHPVAVKEEEPPPPPFSPPTRCDAHKHDGRHNLKLVDVSRHRVPDAPAPTSAQQDLKVKQEPKATAPKKSQEAKLKNMGSWASLAQRSQSTPASSGRSSSDSFEQFRRAAREKQLRAQQVRREQEKLRNRDDDDELVEQTPRLQEETRCPEQPSPPAPTPPASSPPTRSPQATPPPIDQREMARRREQERRRKEAMADTIDINFQSDLMAIFEENLF
- the LOC120824604 gene encoding bromodomain-containing protein 4-like isoform X1, with the translated sequence MSYPLKLSAQSLQASTAMGDGPEAGSSHDPPPAPPPLAFNAAPPEIWSPSRPKRQTNQLQFLLKEVLKTLWKHNFAWPFQAPVDTIKLGLPDYYKIIKIPMDMGTIKKRLENHHYWNAHECIQDFNTMFTNCYIYNKPGDDIVLMAKALEKVFLHKITEMPQEETEIAVVTKGRRGGRREPGLTTKSDSGQDSSSPCTTPHAPRGFSSPSNTPQTRAVPPPQGPPALTLSQPPRGTPTPSSHAPHLGPPFPLSTPAQGVTSVPPLTHPGLPPAPALQSPPALIKQQRKSQKRKADTTTPTANDQLSASPPVCAEARPWRDSIRPSKTPKKDTSQPDSQHHAGGGSERAAAAAGQKRQEQMRCCARLVREMLSKKHVGYAWPFYKPVDAKALGLHDYHDIIKHPMDLSNIKRKLDTRQYRDAQEFAADVRLMFSNCYKYNPPEHDVVGMARKLQDVFEMRFAKMPDEPEEAAPVPTPSSALHPAALSARQAPPLPGISDNYSSESESSGGDSEHERQHRLAELQEQLKAVHEQLAALSQPPACKPKKKEREKKKERQKKKMAEEPAEAPPPSVTLTTGKKIKSSKEPVAVRKERKKPRKDVKNIRPLAPPPPEPTPLVPSASLEAEEDPGVFGGVSSDRCTPMSYEEKRQLSLDINKLPGDKLGRVVHIIQTREPSLKNSNPDEIEIDFETLKPSTLRELEKYVSSCLKKRRKSPSGEKPVEATKVPKVKTGSSSSGSSDSSDSEDSENDVVADGGVSCLSAGLVPKLQKKMPTVKGTKGSSPPPPPHTRPPAVQSKPPPPAAAPSLDASGFDPLAQFINAHLRSDAEPDPTATAMGGLLHATAPPGTHPFLPLPPATPSPATHNALPQQPSRPSSRAAPMPPKALQAPPPSLLPPPPSPQLQPSLPLALLPPVPRPCVPSPPSHGFLGTLSAQPPQALLEDDEELAPAAPQTPPLSQVHTFLQSLQARPPVQPPPALPRPQLPPALHPQAVTAPGPAPAQTHASGHAHTRPPFPHAAAQQQRGGALQQSPRSRADSFSAGCLPQVPSPRMIRSPQLSQFQPLGRDSPPQTRKHEQKSHPVAVKEEEPPPPPFSPPTRCDAHKHDGRHNLKLVDVSRHRVPDAPAPTSAQQDLKVKQEPKATAPKKSQVRLIRSPTLSLLSCSPRPPNSPVVSQEAKLKNMGSWASLAQRSQSTPASSGRSSSDSFEQFRRAAREKQLRAQQVRREQEKLRNRDDDDELVEQTPRLQEETRCPEQPSPPAPTPPASSPPTRSPQATPPPIDQREMARRREQERRRKEAMADTIDINFQSDLMAIFEENLF
- the LOC120824604 gene encoding bromodomain-containing protein 4-like isoform X9 — its product is MSYPLKLSAQSLQASTAMGDGPEAGSSHDPPPAPPPLAFNAAPPEIWSPSRPKRQTNQLQFLLKEVLKTLWKHNFAWPFQAPVDTIKLGLPDYYKIIKIPMDMGTIKKRLENHHYWNAHECIQDFNTMFTNCYIYNKPGDDIVLMAKALEKVFLHKITEMPQEETEIAVVTKGRRGGRREPGLTTKSDSGQDSSSPCTTPHAPRGFSSPSNTPQTRAVPPPQGPPALTLSQPPRGTPTPSSHAPHLGPPFPLSTPAQGVTSVPPLTHPGLPPAPALQSPPALIKQRKSQKRKADTTTPTANDQLSASPPVCAEARPWRDSIRPSKTPKKDTSQPDSQHHAGGGSERAAAAAGQKRQEQMRCCARLVREMLSKKHVGYAWPFYKPVDAKALGLHDYHDIIKHPMDLSNIKRKLDTRQYRDAQEFAADVRLMFSNCYKYNPPEHDVVGMARKLQDVFEMRFAKMPDEPEEAAPVPTPSSALHPAALSARQAPPLPGISDNYSSESESSGGDSEHERQHRLAELQEQLKAVHEQLAALSQPPACKPKKKEREKKKERQKKKMAEEPAEAPPPSVTLTTGKKIKSSKEPVAVRKERKKPRKDVKNIRPLAPPPPEPTPLVPSASLEAEEDPGVFGGVSSDRCTPMSYEEKRQLSLDINKLPGDKLGRVVHIIQTREPSLKNSNPDEIEIDFETLKPSTLRELEKYVSSCLKKRRKSPSGEKPVEATKVPKVKTGSSSSGSSDSSDSEDSENAGLVPKLQKKMPTVKGTKGSSPPPPPHTRPPAVQSKPPPPAAAPSLDASGFDPLAQFINAHLRSDAEPDPTATAMGGLLHATAPPGTHPFLPLPPATPSPATHNALPQQPSRPSSRAAPMPPKALQAPPPSLLPPPPSPQLQPSLPLALLPPVPRPCVPSPPSHGFLGTLSAQPPQALLEDDEELAPAAPQTPPLSQVHTFLQSLQARPPVQPPPALPRPQLPPALHPQAVTAPGPAPAQTHASGHAHTRPPFPHAAAQQQRGGALQQSPRSRADSFSAGCLPQVPSPRMIRSPQLSQFQPLGRDSPPQTRKHEQKSHPVAVKEEEPPPPPFSPPTRCDAHKHDGRHNLKLVDVSRHRVPDAPAPTSAQQDLKVKQEPKATAPKKSQVRLIRSPTLSLLSCSPRPPNSPVVSQEAKLKNMGSWASLAQRSQSTPASSGRSSSDSFEQFRRAAREKQLRAQQVRREQEKLRNRDDDDELVEQTPRLQEETRCPEQPSPPAPTPPASSPPTRSPQATPPPIDQREMARRREQERRRKEAMADTIDINFQSDLMAIFEENLF
- the LOC120824604 gene encoding bromodomain-containing protein 4-like isoform X8; amino-acid sequence: MSYPLKLSAQSLQASTAMGDGPEAGSSHDPPPAPPPLAFNAAPPEIWSPSRPKRQTNQLQFLLKEVLKTLWKHNFAWPFQAPVDTIKLGLPDYYKIIKIPMDMGTIKKRLENHHYWNAHECIQDFNTMFTNCYIYNKPGDDIVLMAKALEKVFLHKITEMPQEETEIAVVTKGRRGGRREPGLTTKSDSGQDSSSPCTTPHAPRGFSSPSNTPQTRAVPPPQGPPALTLSQPPRGTPTPSSHAPHLGPPFPLSTPAQGVTSVPPLTHPGLPPAPALQSPPALIKQRKSQKRKADTTTPTANDQLSASPPVCAEARPWRDSIRPSKTPKKDTSQPDSQHHAGGGSERAAAAAGQKRQEQMRCCARLVREMLSKKHVGYAWPFYKPVDAKALGLHDYHDIIKHPMDLSNIKRKLDTRQYRDAQEFAADVRLMFSNCYKYNPPEHDVVGMARKLQDVFEMRFAKMPDEPEEAAPVPTPSSALHPAALSARQAPPLPGISDNYSSESESSGGDSEHERQHRLAELQEQLKAVHEQLAALSQPPACKPKKKEREKKKERQKKKMAEEPAEAPPPSVTLTTGKKIKSSKEPVAVRKERKKPRKDVKNIRPLAPPPPEPTPLVPSASLEAEEDPGVFGGVSSDRCTPMSYEEKRQLSLDINKLPGDKLGRVVHIIQTREPSLKNSNPDEIEIDFETLKPSTLRELEKYVSSCLKKRRKSPSGEKPVEATKVPKVKTGSSSSGSSDSSDSEDSENDVVADGGVSCLSAGLVPKLQKKMPTVKGTKGSSPPPPPHTRPPAVQSKPPPPAAAPSLDASGFDPLAQFINAHLRSDAEPDPTATAMGGLLHATAPPGTHPFLPLPPATPSPATHNALPQQPSRPSSRAAPMPPKALQAPPPSLLPPPPSPQLQPSLPLALLPPVPRPCVPSPPSHGFLGTLSAQPPQALLEDDEELAPAAPQTPPLSQVHTFLQSLQARPPVQPPPALPRPQLPPALHPQAVTAPGPAPAQTHASGHAHTRPPFPHAAAQQQRGGALQQSPRSRADSFSAGCLPQVPSPRMIRSPQLSQFQPLGRDSPPQTRKHEQKSHPVAVKEEEPPPPPFSPPTRCDAHKHDGRHNLKLVDVSRHRVPDAPAPTSAQQDLKVKQEPKATAPKKSQVRLIRSPTLSLLSCSPRPPNSPVVSQEAKLKNMGSWASLAQRSQSTPASSGRSSSDSFEQFRRAAREKQLRAQQVRREQEKLRNRDDDDELVEQTPRLQEETRCPEQPSPPAPTPPASSPPTRSPQATPPPIDQREMARRREQERRRKEAMADTIDINFQSDLMAIFEENLF
- the LOC120824604 gene encoding bromodomain-containing protein 4-like isoform X10, translating into MSYPLKLSAQSLQASTAMGDGPEAGSSHDPPPAPPPLAFNAAPPEIWSPSRPKRQTNQLQFLLKEVLKTLWKHNFAWPFQAPVDTIKLGLPDYYKIIKIPMDMGTIKKRLENHHYWNAHECIQDFNTMFTNCYIYNKPGDDIVLMAKALEKVFLHKITEMPQEETEIAVVTKGRRGGRREPGLTTKSDSGQDSSSPCTTPHAPRGFSSPSNTPQTRAVPPPQGPPALTLSQPPRGTPTPSSHAPHLGPPFPLSTPAQGVTSVPPLTHPGLPPAPALQSPPALIKQRKSQKRKADTTTPTANDQLSASPPVCAEARPWRDSIRPSKTPKKDTSQPDSQHHAGGGSERAAAAAGQKRQEQMRCCARLVREMLSKKHVGYAWPFYKPVDAKALGLHDYHDIIKHPMDLSNIKRKLDTRQYRDAQEFAADVRLMFSNCYKYNPPEHDVVGMARKLQDVFEMRFAKMPDEPEEAAPVPTPSSALHPAALSARQAPPLPGISDNYSSESESSGGDSEHERQHRLAELQEQLKAVHEQLAALSQPPACKPKKKEREKKKERQKKKMAEEPAEAPPPSVTLTTGKKIKSSKEPVAVRKERKKPRKDVKNIRPLAPPPPEPTPLVPSASLEAEEDPGVFGGVSSDRCTPMSYEEKRQLSLDINKLPGDKLGRVVHIIQTREPSLKNSNPDEIEIDFETLKPSTLRELEKYVSSCLKKRRKSPSGEKPVEATKVPKVKTGSSSSGSSDSSDSEDSENGLVPKLQKKMPTVKGTKGSSPPPPPHTRPPAVQSKPPPPAAAPSLDASGFDPLAQFINAHLRSDAEPDPTATAMGGLLHATAPPGTHPFLPLPPATPSPATHNALPQQPSRPSSRAAPMPPKALQAPPPSLLPPPPSPQLQPSLPLALLPPVPRPCVPSPPSHGFLGTLSAQPPQALLEDDEELAPAAPQTPPLSQVHTFLQSLQARPPVQPPPALPRPQLPPALHPQAVTAPGPAPAQTHASGHAHTRPPFPHAAAQQQRGGALQQSPRSRADSFSAGCLPQVPSPRMIRSPQLSQFQPLGRDSPPQTRKHEQKSHPVAVKEEEPPPPPFSPPTRCDAHKHDGRHNLKLVDVSRHRVPDAPAPTSAQQDLKVKQEPKATAPKKSQVRLIRSPTLSLLSCSPRPPNSPVVSQEAKLKNMGSWASLAQRSQSTPASSGRSSSDSFEQFRRAAREKQLRAQQVRREQEKLRNRDDDDELVEQTPRLQEETRCPEQPSPPAPTPPASSPPTRSPQATPPPIDQREMARRREQERRRKEAMADTIDINFQSDLMAIFEENLF